Proteins encoded together in one Calonectris borealis chromosome W, bCalBor7.hap1.2, whole genome shotgun sequence window:
- the LOC142074778 gene encoding LOW QUALITY PROTEIN: 5-hydroxytryptamine receptor 1A-like (The sequence of the model RefSeq protein was modified relative to this genomic sequence to represent the inferred CDS: deleted 2 bases in 1 codon), with the protein MDVANNTTSPESSPEGAGGPGLTEVTLGYQLLTSLLLGTLILCSVSSNACVITAIALERSLQTVANYLIGSLAVTDLMLSVLVLPMAALYQVLNKWMLGQVTCDIFILLDVLCCTSSILHLCAIALDRYWAITDPIDYINKRTPWRATVLISLTWLIGFLISIPPMLGWRTPEDRSDPDACTISKDHGYTIYSTFGAFYIPLLLMLVLYGRIFKAARFRIHKTIKKEEEEKKIANTCLTLSSAALQKKSNREPGMGWWRTVEPKPSTCVNGVVRQGEDGTTLEIIEVQGCNSSSKTHLLLPREACGSPQPSSFERRNKKKMEAKWRMALSRERKTVKTLGIIMGTFILCWLPFFIVALVLPFCDSKCYMPEWLGYSNSLLNPIIYAYFNKDFRSAFKKIIKCKFCRQ; encoded by the exons ATGGATGTGGCCAACAACACTACCTCCCCAGAGAGCTCCCCCGAGGGGGCAGGTGGCCCCGGCCTCACCGAGGTGACCCTGGGCTACCAGCTgctcacctctctgctcctgggCACGCTCATCCTGTGTTCCGTGAGCAGCAATGCCTGCGTGATCACGGCCATTGCCCTGGAGCGCTCCCTGCAAACCGTGGCCAACTATCTCATCGGCTCACTGGCCGTCACCGACCTCATGTTGTCCGTGCTGGTGCTGCCCATGGCAGCCCTCTACCAGGTGCTGAACAAGTGGATGCTGGGGCAGGTCACCTGTGACATCTTCATCTTGCTGGATGTGCTGTGCTGCACCTCTTCCATCCTGCACCTGTGCGCCATCGCCTTGGACAGGTACTGGGCCATCACAGACCCCATCGACTACATCAACAAGAGGACTCCCTGGCGGGCCACCGTGCTCATCAGCCTGACCTGGCTCATCGGCTTCTTGATATCCATCCCGCCCATGCTGGGCTGGAGGACGCCTGAGGACCGCTCGGACCCCGATGCCTGCACCATCAGCAAGGACCATGGGTACACCATCTACTCCACCTTCGGTGCCTTCTACATCCCACTTCTCCTCATGCTGGTGCTCTATGGCCGCATCTTCAAGGCAGCCCGCTTCAGGATCCACAAGACCAtcaagaaagaggaggaggagaagaaaatcgCCAACACTTGCCTTACCCTCTCCTCGGCcgctctgcagaagaaaagcaacaggGAGCCCGGCATGGGCTGGTGGCGGACTGTGGAGCCCAAGCCCAGCACCTGTGTCAACGGCGTGGTGCGGCAGGGCGAGGACGGGACCACCCTGGAGATCATCGAGGTCCAGGGCTGCAACAGCTCCTCCAAGACTcacctgctgctgcccagagaggcatgcggctccccgcagccctcctCCTTCGAGAGGCgcaacaagaagaaaatggaggCCAAGTGGAGGATGGCTCTGTCCCGGGAGAGGAAGACTGTCAAGACCCTGGGCATCATTATGGGCACCTTCATCCTCTGCTGGCTGCCGTTTTTCATTGTGGCGCTGGTCCTGCCCTTTTGTGACAGTAAGTGCTACATGCCCGAGTGGCTG GGCTACTCTAACTCCCTCCTCAACCCCATCATCTATGCCTATTTCAACAAAGACTTCCGAAgtgcttttaagaaaattatcAAGTGCAAATTTTGCAGGCAGTGA